From a single Lentimicrobium sp. L6 genomic region:
- a CDS encoding radical SAM/SPASM domain-containing protein, whose amino-acid sequence MRKKIAYYFGFISVLSFAKIKNLAVLYSSYYISLLKKTPIHKGEPWSLSLETGTFCNLSCLECPSGQKQFTRPTGTMNYDDYKSIIEKQKKYLIWLILYFQGEPYLNKQFFKMVEYAHSQRIFTSTSTNGHFLNHDNAIKTVNSGLNRIIISLDGLDQETYEKYRVGGQFKQVIQGIKNLVQAKEELKSATPFIVLQFIVFKTNEHQLKLLQQFKADIDADKIEIKTAQVYSKEDKNHLIPKDSKHRRYQQNKDGTWAIKKKLPNKCKRMWRASVITWDGQVVPCCFDKDADHQMGNLLEDSFQNIKSNKKYTNFRNQVFSNRSTIEICKNCSEGL is encoded by the coding sequence GTGAGAAAAAAAATAGCCTATTATTTTGGTTTTATAAGCGTATTAAGTTTTGCCAAAATTAAAAACTTAGCCGTCTTATATTCTAGCTATTATATTTCCCTATTAAAGAAAACCCCAATTCATAAAGGAGAACCCTGGAGTTTATCCCTAGAAACTGGCACTTTCTGCAACCTTTCCTGCTTGGAATGCCCATCCGGACAAAAACAATTTACTCGTCCAACAGGCACTATGAATTATGATGATTATAAATCCATCATCGAAAAGCAAAAGAAATATCTAATATGGCTTATCCTCTATTTTCAAGGCGAACCATATTTGAATAAGCAGTTTTTTAAAATGGTGGAATATGCTCATTCACAAAGAATATTCACCTCCACCTCTACCAATGGCCATTTCTTAAATCATGATAATGCCATAAAAACCGTAAATTCGGGATTAAACAGAATCATTATTTCATTGGATGGCCTCGACCAAGAAACCTACGAAAAATATAGAGTTGGCGGACAGTTTAAACAAGTTATCCAAGGCATAAAAAATCTAGTCCAAGCTAAAGAAGAACTCAAATCTGCCACTCCTTTTATCGTGCTTCAGTTTATTGTTTTTAAAACCAATGAGCATCAATTAAAGCTTCTTCAGCAATTCAAAGCTGATATAGATGCCGACAAAATTGAAATCAAAACCGCTCAAGTTTATTCAAAAGAAGATAAAAACCATTTGATTCCAAAGGATTCCAAACACAGAAGATACCAGCAAAATAAAGATGGAACATGGGCCATCAAGAAGAAACTACCCAATAAATGCAAAAGGATGTGGCGAGCTAGCGTTATCACCTGGGATGGACAAGTGGTACCCTGTTGCTTTGATAAAGATGCGGACCATCAAATGGGCAACCTATTAGAGGATTCTTTCCAAAACATCAAAAGCAATAAAAAATACACAAACTTCAGAAATCAAGTTTTTTCTAATCGTTCAACCATTGAAATTTGCAAAAATTGCTCGGAGGGATTATAA
- a CDS encoding YtxH domain-containing protein translates to MSENSSTTKVLLALLAGAGIGAAIGAGAALLLTPNDGKTNRKKLKNKINQMSSDFHETAESIMDEIEDGIEELTKSQTEKPAEDGQ, encoded by the coding sequence ATGAGCGAAAATTCTTCAACAACAAAAGTATTACTAGCCCTATTGGCAGGAGCGGGAATTGGTGCAGCAATAGGAGCGGGAGCAGCTTTATTATTGACCCCAAACGATGGTAAAACCAATAGAAAAAAGCTAAAGAATAAAATCAATCAAATGTCTTCTGATTTTCATGAAACTGCCGAAAGCATTATGGATGAAATAGAGGACGGGATTGAAGAATTGACCAAAAGTCAAACTGAAAAACCAGCTGAAGATGGACAATAA
- a CDS encoding AI-2E family transporter, with the protein MSKITRIVVTVVFTLLLALSLWYFSSLVTSLIISLVLSLIGRPLVRALRKVKIGKHRISNALAAVMTLITQVVLMVSIILIFIPIVSYQATVISNIDNKRVSNNLNKTIHNIDKRLLEYGLIQPDEQLELLIDEKITQIVNVATFSNIIKNLLSFTGNFFIGSFSVLFMTFFFLKDENLFVNMVLVLTPSQHSKKIKNILRKTRELLARYFIGLMIEIASMITLLILGLTFLGVPSSVLIGFFGGTMNVIPYLGPVIGASIGTVLGVLGELGAGNYLDFYLVSGKVVLVFLAANLIDNIILQPLIYSNSVKAHPLEIFIVIMMAGSLGGAIGMILAIPTYTVLRIIAGEFLGEFRLVQSLTKKI; encoded by the coding sequence ATGAGCAAAATTACTCGTATCGTCGTTACTGTTGTTTTCACCCTACTCTTGGCACTATCTCTTTGGTATTTTAGTAGTTTAGTGACATCTTTAATTATTTCACTAGTATTATCACTCATTGGAAGACCATTAGTGAGAGCCCTAAGGAAAGTAAAAATCGGAAAACATCGAATATCAAATGCTTTAGCTGCGGTTATGACCCTAATCACACAAGTCGTTCTCATGGTTTCTATCATTCTCATTTTCATACCTATAGTAAGTTACCAAGCCACAGTAATCTCCAATATTGACAACAAAAGAGTATCCAATAATTTGAACAAAACCATACACAATATCGATAAGAGACTATTGGAATATGGTCTTATCCAACCCGACGAACAATTGGAGCTACTTATTGATGAAAAGATTACACAAATAGTAAATGTGGCCACTTTTTCTAATATCATCAAAAACCTATTGAGCTTTACGGGAAACTTTTTCATTGGATCCTTTTCTGTATTGTTTATGACTTTCTTCTTCCTAAAAGATGAAAATCTCTTCGTTAATATGGTTTTAGTTCTCACTCCCTCTCAACACTCTAAAAAGATAAAAAACATACTCCGAAAAACTAGAGAATTGCTAGCTCGATACTTCATTGGGTTAATGATAGAAATAGCGTCTATGATTACACTCCTCATCTTAGGACTTACCTTCCTAGGAGTTCCAAGCTCTGTGTTAATTGGATTTTTTGGAGGCACCATGAATGTCATCCCCTATTTAGGACCAGTGATTGGAGCATCAATAGGAACAGTATTAGGCGTTTTAGGCGAACTGGGTGCGGGTAATTACTTAGACTTTTATTTGGTAAGCGGAAAAGTAGTTTTGGTTTTCTTGGCCGCCAACTTAATAGACAATATTATTCTACAGCCACTCATCTATTCCAACTCAGTGAAGGCCCATCCTCTCGAAATCTTTATCGTAATTATGATGGCTGGTTCTTTAGGTGGTGCCATAGGAATGATTTTAGCCATCCCAACCTATACCGTGCTTCGTATTATTGCAGGTGAATTTTTAGGTGAATTTAGGCTGGTACAAAGCCTCACAAAAAAAATATAA
- the ligA gene encoding NAD-dependent DNA ligase LigA, which produces MTQEQAKQRISELSYEIEHHNQLYYDQSKQEISDLEYDQLLVELIKLEKENPQLLRMDSPSQRVGGSISKNFVQIKHQYPMLSLGNTYNREELAEFDQRVKKMLGQEEVEYVCELKFDGVAISLWYEDGKLEKAVTRGDGVQGDVVTANIKTLHSIPLKLKGEGFPRNFEVRGEIVMPHAGFEKINRQRIANGEEAFANPRNAASGSIKMQDSRQVAKRPLECFCYYALGDLPNVTTHYDSLVLIKSWGFNVADKMGRYSNIEDVFGFIEEWDEARHQLPYDVDGIVIKVNDYSQQEELGFTAKSPRWAISYKFKAEQGVTRLIDIVFQVGRTGAITPVAELDPVALAGTIVRRASLHNADIIEQLGLRIGDMVQVEKGGEIIPKIVGVELDSRPANATPFDYITRCPECDTELTRNEGEAHHYCPNIDHCPPQIKGRIEHFIGRKAMNIDSLGEGKIELLFDKGLLTNVADLYDLNYQSLFGLEKVMETEDGKSRRLSFKEKTVTNILKGIEESKEVPFSRVLFALGIRYVGATTAQKLANYFGSMQALMKADLEELLKVEEVGKKIAESLVKYFENEEHVYEIGRLDFAGLQMEQVEEVFEVSDNKLDGKSFVVSGVFSRNRDELKSLIEEFGGKNVSALSGKTNYLLAGDKMGPAKKTKAEKLGIQILTEEEFNAMIS; this is translated from the coding sequence ATGACTCAAGAGCAAGCAAAGCAAAGAATATCAGAACTTTCTTATGAAATAGAACATCATAATCAATTATACTATGATCAATCTAAACAAGAGATTTCTGATTTGGAATATGATCAACTGCTTGTTGAGCTTATCAAATTAGAAAAAGAAAACCCTCAACTTTTAAGGATGGATAGTCCAAGTCAGAGAGTGGGAGGGAGTATATCCAAGAATTTTGTTCAAATAAAACATCAATATCCTATGCTCTCCCTAGGGAATACCTATAATAGGGAAGAGTTGGCTGAATTTGATCAGCGAGTGAAGAAGATGCTGGGCCAAGAAGAAGTGGAATATGTTTGTGAATTGAAATTTGATGGCGTAGCTATTTCTCTTTGGTATGAAGATGGTAAATTAGAAAAAGCCGTGACGCGTGGTGATGGGGTTCAGGGAGATGTGGTGACGGCCAATATTAAAACTCTTCATTCTATTCCATTGAAATTGAAAGGGGAGGGTTTCCCAAGAAATTTTGAGGTAAGAGGAGAAATTGTGATGCCTCATGCGGGATTTGAAAAGATTAACAGGCAACGAATAGCCAATGGAGAAGAGGCTTTTGCTAATCCTCGAAATGCGGCCAGTGGTAGTATTAAAATGCAAGACAGTAGACAGGTGGCCAAGCGTCCTTTGGAGTGTTTTTGTTATTATGCGCTAGGAGATTTGCCAAATGTGACTACTCATTACGATAGTCTCGTATTGATCAAAAGCTGGGGTTTTAACGTAGCAGATAAGATGGGAAGATATTCCAATATAGAAGATGTATTTGGATTTATCGAAGAGTGGGACGAAGCCAGACATCAGCTTCCTTATGATGTGGATGGTATTGTAATTAAGGTAAATGATTATTCTCAGCAAGAAGAATTGGGTTTTACTGCAAAGAGCCCTCGTTGGGCCATCTCATATAAATTCAAAGCAGAGCAAGGTGTAACTAGATTGATTGATATTGTTTTTCAAGTGGGAAGAACCGGAGCGATTACTCCGGTTGCGGAATTGGATCCCGTAGCCTTAGCCGGCACTATTGTGAGAAGAGCTTCATTACATAATGCTGATATCATTGAGCAATTGGGCTTACGAATTGGGGATATGGTTCAAGTGGAAAAAGGAGGAGAGATTATTCCGAAGATTGTAGGTGTAGAATTGGATAGCAGACCTGCCAATGCTACTCCATTTGATTATATTACTCGTTGTCCAGAATGTGATACTGAATTGACCAGAAACGAAGGAGAAGCTCATCATTATTGCCCAAATATTGATCACTGCCCTCCTCAAATTAAAGGTAGGATAGAGCATTTTATTGGTCGAAAAGCTATGAATATTGATAGTTTGGGAGAAGGAAAGATAGAATTGCTTTTTGATAAAGGACTATTGACCAATGTGGCCGATTTATATGATTTGAACTATCAAAGTTTATTTGGTTTGGAAAAAGTAATGGAAACGGAGGATGGTAAATCTAGACGATTGAGCTTTAAAGAAAAAACAGTAACCAACATATTGAAGGGAATAGAAGAATCAAAAGAGGTTCCTTTTAGTCGTGTTTTATTTGCCCTAGGAATACGATATGTAGGAGCTACCACTGCTCAAAAGCTAGCCAATTATTTTGGAAGTATGCAAGCTTTAATGAAAGCTGATTTGGAAGAGTTGCTTAAAGTAGAGGAGGTTGGAAAGAAAATTGCGGAGTCATTAGTCAAGTATTTCGAGAACGAGGAACATGTGTATGAAATTGGTAGGCTGGATTTTGCAGGTCTTCAGATGGAACAAGTTGAAGAGGTTTTTGAGGTGAGTGATAATAAGTTGGACGGGAAGTCTTTCGTAGTGAGTGGTGTGTTTTCTCGCAACCGTGATGAGCTCAAATCTCTTATAGAGGAATTTGGAGGAAAGAATGTTTCAGCACTTTCAGGTAAGACCAATTATCTTTTAGCTGGTGATAAAATGGGGCCAGCCAAAAAAACAAAAGCGGAAAAGTTAGGGATTCAAATCCTCACAGAAGAAGAATTTAATGCCATGATTTCTTAA
- a CDS encoding hybrid sensor histidine kinase/response regulator, producing the protein MFEKKISIYVAEDDPLSGKMMNITVKRIGFEMVGLGTNTDTVIKEVGELRPDMVLMDIDMPGSTDGIGAADIITRDYNIPVIYVTANSEDSVFDRALKTAPFGYVLKPVTRDTLRTVVQMGYSRHLVDVELKEKQEELAQLNDALEVKVQERTKEIEDKNKQLEKSLSREKELNEFQSRIVTTISHEFRTPMTTIMSSAEIMESLINRDKPKEKVFRHTKLIKTSVHELLELLNDVLIIEKFDSGRYEVMKDEFSLDSYFEELKFKLEIGIGKNHAIDLQVQEKMDDISTDKKLFSQVLNNILSNAFKYSEKETTVHIHAHVANGLFHFKVTDEGIGMTEETLQMIFDSFYRARNVTNIEGTGMGLSILKKSVDLLKGEIKVSSTPNIGSTFEVTIPMN; encoded by the coding sequence ATGTTCGAGAAAAAAATATCCATATACGTAGCTGAAGATGACCCATTATCTGGAAAGATGATGAACATCACCGTCAAAAGAATAGGTTTTGAAATGGTTGGTCTTGGAACCAATACCGATACCGTTATTAAGGAGGTTGGCGAATTAAGACCAGATATGGTACTCATGGATATAGATATGCCGGGTTCAACAGACGGTATCGGAGCTGCTGATATCATCACTCGAGACTATAACATCCCAGTGATATACGTTACAGCTAATTCGGAAGACTCTGTTTTTGACAGAGCCTTGAAAACCGCACCTTTTGGCTATGTATTAAAACCCGTAACCCGAGATACATTGAGAACCGTTGTCCAAATGGGCTATTCAAGGCATTTGGTTGATGTAGAATTGAAAGAAAAACAAGAGGAACTGGCTCAATTAAATGACGCCTTGGAAGTTAAAGTTCAGGAGAGAACCAAGGAAATTGAAGATAAGAACAAGCAGTTAGAAAAGTCTCTATCGAGGGAAAAAGAGCTCAATGAGTTTCAAAGTAGAATCGTAACCACCATATCTCACGAGTTCAGAACCCCTATGACCACTATCATGAGTTCTGCTGAAATCATGGAAAGCCTGATCAATCGTGATAAACCTAAAGAGAAAGTATTTCGCCATACCAAGCTCATTAAAACAAGTGTTCATGAATTACTAGAGTTATTGAACGATGTCTTAATCATCGAAAAATTTGACTCAGGCCGCTATGAAGTAATGAAAGATGAATTTAGTCTCGATAGCTATTTTGAGGAATTAAAATTCAAACTAGAAATTGGAATTGGTAAGAATCACGCTATAGATCTTCAGGTACAAGAGAAAATGGATGATATCTCGACAGATAAAAAGCTATTCTCTCAGGTATTAAACAATATCCTCTCTAATGCCTTTAAATATTCCGAAAAAGAAACTACTGTTCATATTCATGCCCATGTAGCCAATGGATTATTCCACTTTAAAGTTACCGATGAAGGAATTGGAATGACTGAAGAAACGCTACAGATGATATTTGATTCATTCTACCGCGCTAGAAACGTGACCAATATAGAAGGTACAGGAATGGGCCTATCCATTCTTAAAAAATCGGTGGATTTACTGAAAGGAGAAATCAAAGTCAGTAGTACACCAAATATTGGAAGCACTTTTGAAGTTACTATTCCAATGAATTAA
- a CDS encoding SPOR domain-containing protein, which produces MLRNGISRFDTCEIVPSSKQIDGKKTEAMIELKKYIILVVLLTFVSIQGTWAKESDFDKDPNLESLMPDDGDFLPDTVNVFHIAKDVSEIFMNAINGSVYHDVHGDVTLLNSIFISNYTSNDVGQAYQEALNQQIKAKRGDVGLNMRGDYTENFTPGISVDEDLTFKRRFYVGLEWDIIKGGLFDANNQIHQMKMQAILKEYETLEYAEQENYRYLFNYINYIFNVRKVKVLEERKNLVKKQLEFTKELYHLRYVGWEKVLQYQAKLEDIDQQVFQLQNFNKHIPANIPDTLLANPMTADDLPLFDVNLDSLMRIYYNHHAEDTVTQIKLAIYKDNLKWWKDITLKPFVRYNMYMDEFNTFKNYGSAGVTLRVPLRFHNKGKLIKAQQNVYQSEQMKELEGGDNELVNIYAEFGFKLKQIKDLYYRKMVNDELIRKELVKKEYRDVAFNPVITLGLIDDKKAIEAEIIDLKKRMYINLVRLSFYLEDRTPTDFITVLTPQDFTGRYNGNVKMFVTTKDVEKHSPVAIANYLWKNEFVDVMIESEQDTIPLYLTTLLEKTQLANTFFSVMKRVPLNSEYPNVNQDVNRILEWNHPRIIGLHYEMELLQDSLNEISEVAVSDWVNSITPQASSGQVRLSIGIPSGLNVSLLNRIFDKFDLVYVHELGVPNRNRVEQSYASELNLDKNRLVLSLRGNDFVDRMHLENYMADLFENTGITNFAFSDYESMMSVDFKTFEKGYEIDLQPEELVASVRAQIYHIEDKEVIAKQELQLKSKSQVLAGTEEEKTQDKNEAINFYRIQIAASKVKLTESKLEKFKAKDIREIAINGYYKYTIGSYTSEDDATKALDRYRSESGNVGAFIVTY; this is translated from the coding sequence ATGCTAAGAAATGGAATAAGTAGATTTGATACATGCGAAATAGTACCATCTAGTAAACAAATAGATGGTAAGAAAACTGAAGCTATGATTGAGTTGAAAAAATATATTATTTTGGTTGTTCTGTTAACCTTTGTTTCTATTCAAGGAACATGGGCTAAGGAATCAGATTTTGATAAGGATCCAAACCTTGAGAGCCTGATGCCAGATGATGGTGATTTTCTTCCAGATACTGTTAATGTCTTTCATATTGCAAAAGACGTAAGCGAAATATTTATGAATGCGATCAATGGCTCAGTTTATCATGATGTTCATGGCGATGTAACTCTATTAAATTCAATTTTTATTTCAAATTATACTTCCAATGATGTAGGGCAGGCTTATCAGGAAGCTTTGAATCAGCAGATTAAAGCCAAGAGAGGTGATGTGGGCTTAAATATGAGAGGTGATTATACTGAAAATTTTACTCCAGGGATATCCGTTGACGAAGATCTTACCTTTAAAAGAAGGTTTTATGTAGGTTTGGAATGGGATATTATAAAAGGTGGTTTATTCGATGCCAATAATCAAATACATCAAATGAAGATGCAAGCCATTCTTAAGGAGTATGAAACTTTGGAATATGCTGAGCAAGAAAACTACCGCTACCTATTTAATTATATCAACTATATATTTAATGTTAGAAAAGTAAAGGTGCTTGAGGAGAGAAAAAACCTAGTGAAGAAACAGTTGGAGTTTACTAAGGAATTATATCATTTGCGCTATGTGGGTTGGGAAAAAGTACTCCAATATCAGGCTAAGTTAGAAGATATAGATCAACAGGTTTTTCAATTGCAGAATTTTAATAAACATATCCCAGCAAATATTCCTGATACTTTATTAGCGAATCCTATGACCGCTGATGATTTGCCTTTGTTTGATGTTAACCTGGATAGTTTGATGAGAATATATTATAATCATCATGCGGAAGATACAGTGACTCAAATTAAACTGGCCATATATAAGGATAATCTAAAATGGTGGAAAGATATTACACTTAAACCATTTGTTAGATACAATATGTATATGGATGAGTTTAATACTTTTAAGAATTATGGTTCCGCTGGAGTTACCTTAAGGGTGCCTTTGCGATTTCATAATAAAGGTAAGCTCATTAAAGCTCAACAGAATGTTTATCAGTCTGAGCAAATGAAGGAATTAGAAGGTGGCGATAATGAGTTAGTTAATATTTATGCTGAATTTGGATTTAAACTTAAGCAAATCAAAGACCTTTATTATAGAAAGATGGTTAATGATGAGTTGATTCGTAAAGAGTTAGTGAAGAAAGAATATAGAGATGTAGCTTTTAATCCGGTTATTACTTTGGGATTAATTGATGACAAGAAAGCTATTGAAGCAGAAATCATTGATTTAAAAAAACGAATGTACATTAATTTGGTGCGCTTATCTTTTTATCTTGAAGACCGAACTCCAACAGATTTTATTACGGTACTAACACCTCAAGATTTCACTGGAAGATATAATGGCAATGTAAAAATGTTTGTTACTACAAAAGATGTTGAAAAGCACAGCCCAGTTGCTATCGCCAATTACCTTTGGAAAAACGAGTTTGTTGATGTGATGATAGAATCTGAACAGGACACTATCCCTTTATACCTTACAACATTACTAGAGAAGACTCAACTGGCCAATACATTTTTCTCTGTTATGAAAAGAGTTCCTCTTAATAGCGAATACCCAAATGTCAACCAGGATGTTAATCGAATATTAGAATGGAACCATCCTCGTATTATTGGTTTGCATTACGAAATGGAATTACTGCAAGACAGTTTAAACGAGATTAGCGAAGTAGCTGTGAGTGATTGGGTAAATAGTATTACTCCCCAAGCAAGTAGTGGACAAGTAAGATTAAGTATTGGTATTCCATCTGGTTTAAATGTGAGTTTACTGAATAGGATTTTCGATAAATTCGATTTAGTTTATGTTCATGAATTAGGCGTTCCAAATAGAAATAGAGTAGAGCAGAGTTATGCTTCAGAATTGAATCTTGATAAAAACAGGTTGGTACTTTCTTTAAGGGGAAATGATTTTGTTGACCGAATGCATTTGGAGAATTATATGGCTGATTTATTTGAAAATACAGGTATTACTAATTTTGCATTCTCTGATTATGAAAGTATGATGAGTGTTGATTTTAAAACATTCGAAAAAGGATATGAAATAGACTTGCAACCTGAGGAATTAGTTGCGAGTGTTAGAGCTCAAATTTACCATATAGAAGATAAGGAAGTGATAGCAAAACAAGAATTGCAGTTGAAATCCAAAAGCCAAGTATTAGCTGGTACTGAAGAAGAAAAAACACAAGATAAAAATGAGGCTATCAATTTTTATCGCATACAGATAGCAGCAAGTAAAGTAAAACTTACTGAAAGCAAATTGGAGAAATTCAAAGCTAAAGATATTCGAGAAATAGCAATAAATGGTTATTATAAATACACAATTGGTAGCTATACATCGGAAGATGATGCAACAAAAGCTCTAGACAGATATAGATCTGAATCGGGCAATGTTGGAGCATTTATAGTTACTTATTAA
- a CDS encoding glycosyltransferase yields MIYTFWDEFFWYWYSNGFEKVFNIFWYFFLLEAPRFLLMDFVVLFVYLRKRSSMKVARENARREFLMENPLISVIAPGKNEGKHIYKLVNSLNEQTYRNIQIVIVDDGSDDDTYLICKSLYENGYIDIFLRNDDRGGKASAANLALRYATGKFIVHLDADSSFDSAAIENIILPFYLDKKVGAVGGNIKVRNYNTNICTSVQAIEYLQTISIGRMVTSYLGIYKIISGAFGAFRKDILDRIGGWDIGPGLDGDITVKIRKLGYKIDFEHTAIGLTNVPEKFKILSKQRLRWNKSLIRFRLRKHKDVFMPDARFNFSDFFALFENIFFNLILDIVWFFYIINIIVVNAEFLAFIIPLKIMLYGTASLLQFFVVLILSERWRQEIKLIVFIPLMMIYNGYYMRIIRTMAYIKEIFFLSSYKDPWNPSKSSQKAQEFGL; encoded by the coding sequence ATGATTTATACCTTTTGGGATGAGTTTTTTTGGTATTGGTACTCAAATGGTTTTGAGAAAGTTTTCAATATCTTCTGGTATTTCTTTTTATTGGAAGCACCTCGGTTTTTATTGATGGACTTTGTTGTGCTTTTTGTTTATTTGCGAAAACGCAGTTCCATGAAGGTGGCCAGAGAAAATGCCCGAAGGGAATTTTTAATGGAAAATCCATTAATTTCTGTTATTGCTCCTGGCAAGAATGAAGGTAAGCACATCTACAAGTTAGTGAACTCTCTAAATGAACAGACATATAGAAATATTCAAATTGTAATTGTGGATGATGGCTCCGATGATGATACCTATCTCATTTGTAAAAGTTTATACGAAAATGGGTATATTGATATCTTTTTACGAAATGATGATAGAGGTGGTAAAGCTTCTGCTGCGAATTTGGCACTGCGTTATGCCACTGGTAAATTTATAGTGCATTTAGATGCGGACTCCTCCTTTGATTCTGCTGCAATCGAAAATATAATTCTTCCTTTTTATTTGGATAAAAAAGTAGGAGCGGTAGGAGGAAATATTAAGGTTCGAAATTATAATACCAATATATGTACCTCAGTTCAGGCTATCGAATACCTTCAAACCATTTCTATTGGACGAATGGTTACTTCTTATTTAGGTATCTACAAAATTATCTCTGGTGCTTTTGGTGCCTTTAGAAAAGATATCCTTGATAGAATTGGAGGATGGGATATTGGACCAGGATTGGATGGGGATATTACTGTTAAGATTAGAAAGCTTGGTTATAAGATCGACTTTGAACATACTGCAATTGGCTTAACAAATGTTCCTGAAAAATTCAAAATACTATCCAAGCAAAGACTTAGATGGAATAAATCATTAATCCGTTTTAGGTTGAGGAAGCATAAGGATGTTTTTATGCCAGATGCTCGGTTTAATTTCAGTGATTTCTTTGCACTCTTTGAGAATATCTTTTTTAACCTAATTCTTGATATTGTATGGTTCTTTTATATCATCAATATAATTGTTGTGAATGCAGAGTTTCTGGCTTTCATCATTCCATTGAAAATTATGCTTTATGGTACTGCTAGTTTGCTTCAGTTCTTTGTGGTTTTAATTTTGTCAGAGCGATGGCGACAAGAAATTAAACTGATTGTATTTATTCCATTAATGATGATTTATAATGGATATTATATGAGAATTATTAGAACTATGGCATATATTAAA